AGGCCATGAAGAAGGCTGACCCCGTACTCATGGAGCCGGTGATGAAAGTTGAAGTAACAACGCCGGAAGAATACTTAGGGGACGTAATCGGCGACCTGTCATCGAGGCGCGGACGCATTGACGGAATGGAAATGAAAGCCAACGCCCGCGAGGTGAAAGCCTTTGTCCCGCTTGTAGGAATGTTCGGTTACGCAACGGACTTGAGGAGCAAGACTTCAGGACGGGCAAATTACTCAATGGAATTTGACCATTACGAGCAGACTCCCGCAGAAGTCAGCGAAAAGATTTTGCAGGGAAGAATTTAACAAAGTAAGGAGTTAATAAAAATGGCAAAAGAAAAGTTTGAGCGCACCAAGCCTCATTTGAATATCGGTACAATCGGGCATATCGACCACGGCAAAACGACACTCACGGCGGCAATCACAAAATGCCTTGCCACTGAGAATTTCGCGGAGTTCACAGCGTATGACATGATCGACAAAGCCCCCGAAGAGAGAGAGCGCGGAATCACAATCAACATCGCGCACGTTGAGTATCAGACACCGAAGAGGCACTACGCGCACATCGACTGCCCCGGGCACGCTGACTACATCAAGAACATGATTACGGGAGCCGCACAGATGGACGGCGCAATCCTCGTAGTTTCAGCGGCTGACGGCCCTATGCCTCAGACTCGTGAGCATGTACTTCTTGCGCGTCAGGTCAACGTTCCCGCGCTTGTCGTCTTCATGAACAAGACAGACCAGGTTGACGACCCCGAACTTCTTGACCTCGTAGAGATGGAAGTCCGCGAGCTTCTCAACAAGTACGAGTTCCCCGGCGATGACATCCCGATTATTCGCGGCTCTGCGCTTGAAGTCCTCGAAAAAGGCACGGGCAAGAAGGACGATCCCATCTGCAAGCCGATATTCGATCTTATGGACGCTTGCGACAACTACATTCCCGACCCCGTTCGCGAAATCGACAAGCCCTATCTTATGCCGATTGAGGACGTTTTCACCATTTCAGGACGCGGCACGGTTGTTACAGGAAGAGTCGAGCGCGGCGTAATCAATGCGGGCGAGGCTGTTGAAATCGTCGGAATGAGCAGAGACACTCAGAAGACAGTCGCAACATCACTCGAAATGTTCAGGAAGATTCTTGACAGCGCAGAGGCAGGAGACAACGTAGGCGTATTGTTACGCGGCATCGACAAGAACGAAGTCCAGCGCGGACAGGTTCTTGCCAAGCCCGGCACCGTTACTCCTCATACGAAATTCAAGGGCGAAGTTTACGTACTGAAGAAAGAGGAAGGCGGCCGTCATACACCGTTCTTTGCGGGCTACAAGCCTCAGTTCTACTTCAGGACAACAGACGTTACCGGCAACATCAAACTTCCTGAGGGTGTCGAAATGGTAATGCCCGGCGACAACGCAACATTCGAGGTTGAGCTGATTGTGCCTATAGCGATGGAAGAGGGACTCCGCTTCGCAGTTCGCGAGGGCGGACACACAGTAGGCGCGGGAGTCGTAACCCAGATAATCGAGTAAATCATCATGGCACGCAAAATCCGCATACGTCTGAAGTCATTTGATCACAGGGTCTTAGACATCTCGGCGGCACAAATTGCAGAGACGGCGCAGTCAACAGGGGCGAGGGTTTCAGGGCCGATTCCGCTTCCTACAGAGGTGGGACGGATTACGATCCTGAAATCCCCCCACAAGGACAAAGATGCCCGCGAGCAGTTCGAGATGAGGACTCACAAGAGGCTTATAGACATAATCGAACCGACACAGAGGACAATGGACGCGCTTATGCAGCTTAATTTAGCGTCAGGCGTGGACATTCAGATAAAATTTTAGGCGTAAGGAGCATATAAATTATGTCAATTGGGATTCTGGGGAAAAAACTCGGAATGACACAGATTTATGACTCAGAGGGACAGGCCGTAGCTGTTACGGTCGTCCTTGCCGGGCCGTGTTCTGTTGTCGCTCTGAGAACCCCTGAACAGAACGGATATTCCGCCGTTCTTCTCGGTTTCGGGGCTGTGAAGGCTGCGAAGCTGTCCAAAGCGCAGAGGGTCATGTTCGAGAAACTGAAACTTGAACCCAAGAAAACACTTCGGGAATTTCGTCTTGATGATGTGAAAGGCTATGAAGTCGGCCAGGAACTGAAAGCGGATCTCTTTGAGGCGGGCGAGAAAATAAACGTCAAAGGCATCTCAAAGGGTAAAGGTTTCGCGGGCGTAATCAAGCGTCATCATTTCGGGGGTCAGCAGTTCAGTCATGGTACGTCAGTCGAACACAGGCACGGAGGCTCAAGCGGTGCAATTTCGTATCCCGGCAGAGTGTTTCCCGGCAAGAGGATGCCCGGCCACATGGGAAGCGACAAAGTAACCGTGAAGAATCTCACAGTCATGGCCGTAGACGCTGAGAACAATTTACTTCTCGTAAAAGGTGCAGTACCGGGCGCGAAAAACAGCCTGCTTGCCCTCTACAAGAAAGCATAAGGGGGAAAAAGATACTATGCCTTTCGTAAAAGTATATGAGTTCAGCGGCGACAGGGCCGGGGAAATGGAGCTTTCGTCAGCAGTGTTTGACGTTCCTGTGCATATGCCCGCGATTCATCAGGTAGTTGTGGCTCACCTTGCGAATTGCCGTCAGGGTACTCACAGCACAAAGACACGCGGCGATGTTTCCGGCGGAGGCAAAAAGCCTTGGAGACAGAAGCACACAGGCCGGGCGCGTCAGGGTAGTACACGCTCGCCGATTTGGGTACACGGCGGTGTAGCACATGGCCCGCACCCTAGGGACTATCATCAGAAAGTCAACAAGAAGGTTATGCGTCTTGCGCTGAGAAGCGTTTTGTCCGACAAGGTACGCGAAGAGTTGATGGCTGTCGTGAAAGGTTTTGACGCAATCGAGAAGCCCTCTACAAAGGCCGTGAAGAATCTTTTTGACGCACTCGGATTCGGAAAAACGTTAGTCATCTATCATAACAACGGCGTGAATGTAGTCCGCTCGGTGAGGAATCTTCCCGGCGCAAAGTGCATCAACGTCGCAAGCATTAACGTTTATGACATTCTGAACGCAAAGAATCTGATTGTTACTCCCGAAGCTGTAGCGAAAATTGAGGAGGTTTATTCAAGATGAATCTGACCGCTCACGACATAATCATACGCCCTGTAATCACGGAGAAATCAAGCTCACTGATGGCGATGAACAAATACACGTTTGAGGTTCACAAGAGCGCGAACAAGATTCAGATTCGCAATGCCGTTGAGGAAGTCTTCAATGTGAAAGTAGACGGAGTGAACACAATCAACGTGAAGGGCAAAATCCGCAGGCGCGGAAGGGCAGTAGGCTACACGCGCTCATGGAAGAAAGCTATCGTTGCCCTCAAGCCGGATCAGCACATAGAGTTCTTCGAGGGTGCATCGATATAAAGTAGGAGAAAACGGAACATGTCAATCAAACAGTTTAAGCCGTATACAGCCGCCCGCCGCCACATGTCGATTCAGGGGCGCGAGGACATTACGGCAGACAAGCCGGAACGCTCGTTAGTCGTCCATCTCCGCAAGCATGGAGGCAGAAACAACACAGGCCGAATCACCATGCGCCATATCGGAGGGGGCAGCAGGAGAGCTTACCGCATAATAGATTTCAAGCGCGACAAAATCGGCATTCCCGGAAAAGTTGCAACGATCGAATATGACCCTAACCGCAACGCAAGAATCGGACTGGTACATTATGCTGACGGTGAGAAACGCTATATCATCATGCCGAAAGACCTCAATGTCGGCGATGTGATTTTCTCAGGCCCTGAGAGCGACATTACCCCCGGAAATGCGTTGAAGCTCAAGGACATTCCTGTAGGCACTTTCATTCACAACATCGAGCTTCAGCCCGGAAACGGCGCAAAACTCGTGAGGGCAGCAGGAACTTCCGCACAGCTCATGTCGAAAGAGGGCAAATACGCCTATATCAGAATGCCGAGCAGTGAATTACGCTTAGTGCTTCTTGAGTGCATGGCTACGGTCGGGCAGGTCGGTAATGAAGACTACGACAATATTTCGTGGGGCAAAGCCGGAAAAACCCGCTGGAAGGGTCGCAGGCCGTCAGTAAGAGGTATGGTAATGAACCCCGTAGATCACCCGATGGGCGGCGGTGAAGGAAAATCGAAATCCAACAAGCACCCCGTATCACCTTGGGGGACTCCCGCGAAGGGTTACAGGACACGCAAGCGCAAGCCGTCAGACAGGCTTATTATCCGCAGGCGTTATGACAAGTAGAAGGAGCTGAAAAATAAATGCGCTCAAGTAAGAAAGGGCCTTTTGTTGAACAGAGGCTCCTCGACAGAATCGAAGCTATGAACGTCTCCGGCGCAAAGAAAGTAATCAAAACATGGTCAAGGCGTTCAATGATAGTGCCTCAGATGATAGGACACACAATCGCTGTGCATAACGGGAAAATGCACCTTCCTGTTTACATCAGCGAGAACATGGTGGGGCATAAGCTGGGCGAGTTCGCTCCGACAAGAAGATTCGGGCATCACGCAGGCCAGGACAAAAAGAAGTAGGTGTGAACAATGGCAGACATTAAGACAGCAGTAGCAAAGACGAAAAACGCCAGAATATCACCGTACAAAGTCCGTCAGGTTCTTGCGCTGATACGCGGAAAATCAGCCGAACGCGCACAGGTAATACTGAAATTCAGCGACAAGAGAGCCGCAGGGATAATCCTCAAGGTTCTGAACAGCGCAATGGCGAACGCAGAACACAATTACGGCATGGACATGGACAAGCTGTATGTTCACGAGGCATTTGCGGATCAGGGGTCGGTAATGAAGAGATTCAGACCCGTATCAATGGGCCGCGCTCATCCCTACGTCCACAAATTAACGCACATAACGGTGAAACTCTGCGAACGTCAGCAGGAGGCAAAATAGAGAATGGGACAGAAAGTACACCCAATCGGCTACCGTCTCGGAGTATCGACCGAATGCCAGTCGAGATGGTACGCCGACAAGAAGAATTACGCGAAGAAACTTCATGAGGATATAAAGCTCCGCAAGTACATCATGAAGAAATGGGAAGGCGCAGGAATTTCACGCATTGAGATTGAGCGCGTCGGGCCTGTTGTGCGCTTCACGATTCACACGGCTAGGCCGGGAGTCGTCATCGGCAAGGGCGGCAATGAGATTCAGAACATCAAGAATGAGCTTCAGGCCATCACAGGCGGCAAAGTCATGGTGAACGTCCACGAGATAAAGAATCCTGACGTTGAAGCACAGTTAGTAGCAGAAGGAATCGCAAGCTCGCTCGAACGCAGGGTATCATTCCGCAGGGCAATGAAGCAGGCAATTTTCCGCGCAACAAAAGCAGGCGTTAAGGGAATCAAAGCACAGGTTGCAGGGAGACTCGGCGGTGCAGAAATCGCCCGTACAGAATGGTACAACGAGGGACAGTTGCCTCTGTCAACAATTAAGGCTGATATTGATTACGGATTCTCAGAGGCTGTAACAATGTACGGCGTTATAGGGTGCAAAGTGTGGATTTACCGCGACCGCAAAAACGAGAAGGCAGCAGCTCCGGCACGCCCGGCGCGTAACAGGCCGGCAAATAAGGGGGCGTAATCACAATGTTAATGCCCAGCCGTGTGAAATACCGCAAGTCCCACAGATCCCCGCTCAGAGGAATCTCAAAGGGCGGCACAACAATAGCGTTCGGTGATTACGGGATTCAGGCTCTCGAAAATGTATGGCTCTCAGCGCGTCAGATTGAGGCGGCACGTGTCGCGATCTCCCGCAAAATGAAGAAGGGCGGAAAAATCTGGATTCGCGTTTTCCCCGACAGACCGTACACAAAGAAGCCTCTTGAGACTCGTATGGGTAAAGGAAAAGGCGCGCCCGAATACTGGGTTGCAGCAGTGAAGAGAGGCCGCGTTCTGTTCGAGTTCTCCGGGATTACTGAGGACGTAGCGCAGGAGGCTTTCAGGACAGCAAGCCACAAACTGCCCCTGAAGGTTCGCTTTGTACGCAGCGGAGGGAGTGATTAGCCTGATGGACGCGAGCGTAAAGCCGGAAAAGCTCAGAGAATTAACGGGCGAAGAGATAGCCGGAAAAATCAAGGAGTACAAGACAGAATTATTCA
This is a stretch of genomic DNA from Synergistaceae bacterium. It encodes these proteins:
- the rpsJ gene encoding 30S ribosomal protein S10 — its product is MARKIRIRLKSFDHRVLDISAAQIAETAQSTGARVSGPIPLPTEVGRITILKSPHKDKDAREQFEMRTHKRLIDIIEPTQRTMDALMQLNLASGVDIQIKF
- the rpsC gene encoding 30S ribosomal protein S3, translated to MGQKVHPIGYRLGVSTECQSRWYADKKNYAKKLHEDIKLRKYIMKKWEGAGISRIEIERVGPVVRFTIHTARPGVVIGKGGNEIQNIKNELQAITGGKVMVNVHEIKNPDVEAQLVAEGIASSLERRVSFRRAMKQAIFRATKAGVKGIKAQVAGRLGGAEIARTEWYNEGQLPLSTIKADIDYGFSEAVTMYGVIGCKVWIYRDRKNEKAAAPARPARNRPANKGA
- the rplB gene encoding 50S ribosomal protein L2, with product MSIKQFKPYTAARRHMSIQGREDITADKPERSLVVHLRKHGGRNNTGRITMRHIGGGSRRAYRIIDFKRDKIGIPGKVATIEYDPNRNARIGLVHYADGEKRYIIMPKDLNVGDVIFSGPESDITPGNALKLKDIPVGTFIHNIELQPGNGAKLVRAAGTSAQLMSKEGKYAYIRMPSSELRLVLLECMATVGQVGNEDYDNISWGKAGKTRWKGRRPSVRGMVMNPVDHPMGGGEGKSKSNKHPVSPWGTPAKGYRTRKRKPSDRLIIRRRYDK
- the rplV gene encoding 50S ribosomal protein L22, which translates into the protein MADIKTAVAKTKNARISPYKVRQVLALIRGKSAERAQVILKFSDKRAAGIILKVLNSAMANAEHNYGMDMDKLYVHEAFADQGSVMKRFRPVSMGRAHPYVHKLTHITVKLCERQQEAK
- the rplD gene encoding 50S ribosomal protein L4, which encodes MPFVKVYEFSGDRAGEMELSSAVFDVPVHMPAIHQVVVAHLANCRQGTHSTKTRGDVSGGGKKPWRQKHTGRARQGSTRSPIWVHGGVAHGPHPRDYHQKVNKKVMRLALRSVLSDKVREELMAVVKGFDAIEKPSTKAVKNLFDALGFGKTLVIYHNNGVNVVRSVRNLPGAKCINVASINVYDILNAKNLIVTPEAVAKIEEVYSR
- the rplW gene encoding 50S ribosomal protein L23 — protein: MNLTAHDIIIRPVITEKSSSLMAMNKYTFEVHKSANKIQIRNAVEEVFNVKVDGVNTINVKGKIRRRGRAVGYTRSWKKAIVALKPDQHIEFFEGASI
- the tuf gene encoding elongation factor Tu translates to MAKEKFERTKPHLNIGTIGHIDHGKTTLTAAITKCLATENFAEFTAYDMIDKAPEERERGITINIAHVEYQTPKRHYAHIDCPGHADYIKNMITGAAQMDGAILVVSAADGPMPQTREHVLLARQVNVPALVVFMNKTDQVDDPELLDLVEMEVRELLNKYEFPGDDIPIIRGSALEVLEKGTGKKDDPICKPIFDLMDACDNYIPDPVREIDKPYLMPIEDVFTISGRGTVVTGRVERGVINAGEAVEIVGMSRDTQKTVATSLEMFRKILDSAEAGDNVGVLLRGIDKNEVQRGQVLAKPGTVTPHTKFKGEVYVLKKEEGGRHTPFFAGYKPQFYFRTTDVTGNIKLPEGVEMVMPGDNATFEVELIVPIAMEEGLRFAVREGGHTVGAGVVTQIIE
- the rpsS gene encoding 30S ribosomal protein S19; protein product: MRSSKKGPFVEQRLLDRIEAMNVSGAKKVIKTWSRRSMIVPQMIGHTIAVHNGKMHLPVYISENMVGHKLGEFAPTRRFGHHAGQDKKK
- the rplP gene encoding 50S ribosomal protein L16, which codes for MLMPSRVKYRKSHRSPLRGISKGGTTIAFGDYGIQALENVWLSARQIEAARVAISRKMKKGGKIWIRVFPDRPYTKKPLETRMGKGKGAPEYWVAAVKRGRVLFEFSGITEDVAQEAFRTASHKLPLKVRFVRSGGSD
- the rplC gene encoding 50S ribosomal protein L3 codes for the protein MSIGILGKKLGMTQIYDSEGQAVAVTVVLAGPCSVVALRTPEQNGYSAVLLGFGAVKAAKLSKAQRVMFEKLKLEPKKTLREFRLDDVKGYEVGQELKADLFEAGEKINVKGISKGKGFAGVIKRHHFGGQQFSHGTSVEHRHGGSSGAISYPGRVFPGKRMPGHMGSDKVTVKNLTVMAVDAENNLLLVKGAVPGAKNSLLALYKKA